The DNA segment AGCAACACGAAGCCCCTTTTGGCTTCCTCCAGCTTGACCACACACAGCGCTATCCCTTCCTGCGCAGCCGCCTGCTCCGCCTCCGAGCCTGTATAGCCCTGATCTACGTATGCGATTTCGACCCGCTGGTTGGTAACAGCTTGCACCGCCTGGGAGAGCTCCCCCACCTGGCTGCGTTCCTGCTCGTTGGCAGGGGTAACCAGCAGGGCCAGCAGATGACCCAGGGTATCCACCGCCATGTGCACCTTGCTGCCTTTACGGCGCTTGGCCCCATCGTAGCCTGCCCGCTCCCCGCTCTCGGGGCTGGATTGCAAG comes from the Meiothermus cerbereus DSM 11376 genome and includes:
- a CDS encoding IS5 family transposase; the encoded protein is LQSSPESGERAGYDGAKRRKGSKVHMAVDTLGHLLALLVTPANEQERSQVGELSQAVQAVTNQRVEIAYVDQGYTGSEAEQAAAQEGIALCVVKLEEAKRGFVLLPRRWVVERSFAWMARFRRLARDYERLTETLKGFHWLAFSILLLPKVLDGLRSAS